The Rhipicephalus sanguineus isolate Rsan-2018 chromosome 7, BIME_Rsan_1.4, whole genome shotgun sequence genome includes a window with the following:
- the LOC125759308 gene encoding uncharacterized protein LOC125759308, which yields MMRSYTVAKKIEVVQWHRQAGRNVHETSRHFNIDRKRIREWDGKYERLLQQNFGKSKLRRKLSNGAPVFSEELDDALFEFFERERSAGRAVSNRLLAEEALRIARSLQLGNFHASTHYIARWKQRFSISMRQATNESQKTPDDYAEAARAFRSSVNELRLRHGYTPFNMANMDQTMVRMDCPASRTNNNIGESSVRITNTGCARRGFTVSLTACASGHKLPAFVILKEPSGKIPTKAFMKLRVPGGFLSLIVGQRDCANRFFFSCSKCPRDCVQERVDVLRQVSGVAVEGLGP from the coding sequence ATGATGCGTTCCTACACGGTTGCGAAGAAAATCGAGGTGGTGCAGTGGCATCGCCAAGCTGGACGAAATGTGCACGAGACTTCGCGGCACTTCAACATCGATCGGAAGCGGATCCGCGAGTGGGATGGAAAGTACGAACGCTTGCTGCAACAAAACTTCGGCAAGTCAAAGTTACGACGCAAGCTGAGCAACGGTGCTCCTGTGTTTAGTGAGGAgctggacgacgccctgttcgaaTTTTTTGAGCGCGAGCGAAGTGCTGGACGCGCTGTGAGTAACAGGCTGCTCGCAGAAGAGGCTTTGCGTATAGCCAGGAGCCTGCAGCTAGGAAACTTCCACGCTTCGACCCATTATATTGCCAGGTGGAAGCAGCGATTTAGCATCTCCATGCGACAGGCAACAAACGAAAGCCAGAAGACGCCAGATGACTACGCAGAAGCAGCACGTGCTTTTCGGTCATCCGTGAACGAGTTGCGATTGCGTCACGGCTACACACCATTTAATATGGCCAACATGGATCAGACAATGGTTCGCATGGACTGTCCGGCTTCCCGAACGAACAACAACATCGGGGAAAGTTCGGTACGGATCACCAATACTGGTTGTGCCCGGCGAGGTTTCACAGTTTCACTGACTGCCTGCGCATCGGGCCACAAACTCCCGGCCTTCGTCATTTTGAAGGAGCCGAGCGGCAAGATTCCGACCAAGGCTTTTATGAAACTTCGAGTGCCAGGTGGGTTTCTCTCTTTAATCGTGGGGCAGCGAGATTGCGctaaccgcttttttttttcttgtagcaaATGTCCGCGTGACTGCGTCCAAGAACGGGTGGATGTCCTCCGACAAGTTTCAGGAGTGGCTGTCGAGGGTTTGGGGCCCTAA